The proteins below are encoded in one region of Phycisphaerae bacterium:
- a CDS encoding carbohydrate-binding family 9-like protein produces MHYQVNRLQEPIVIDANWDKPVWRETKPLELGYYVGKQPEHMPKVQAKLRYDDEHVYVIWRVEDRYVKAVATENQGPVYKDSCAEFFFTPDAEVDGGYFNLEMNCGGTMLFHFAVVPRKGSPIDPVDIAKMEVAHSLPKRVDPEIERPTTWTIEYRLPVSILSKYHPGVKKPAPGVVWRANFYKCADLTSHPHWLTWSYLDGPRTDFHAPKSFGTIEFR; encoded by the coding sequence ATGCACTACCAGGTCAATCGGCTCCAGGAGCCCATCGTGATTGACGCCAACTGGGACAAGCCCGTCTGGCGGGAGACCAAGCCACTGGAGCTGGGCTACTATGTGGGCAAGCAGCCGGAGCACATGCCCAAGGTTCAGGCCAAGCTTCGCTATGACGACGAGCATGTGTACGTCATCTGGCGGGTCGAGGACCGGTACGTCAAGGCGGTGGCCACGGAGAACCAGGGTCCGGTCTACAAGGACAGTTGTGCCGAGTTCTTCTTCACGCCGGATGCCGAGGTTGACGGCGGGTATTTCAACCTGGAGATGAACTGTGGCGGGACGATGCTTTTCCACTTCGCGGTTGTTCCGCGCAAGGGTTCGCCGATCGACCCGGTGGACATCGCGAAGATGGAGGTTGCCCATTCGCTGCCCAAGCGGGTGGATCCGGAGATCGAGAGGCCGACGACGTGGACGATCGAGTACCGGCTCCCAGTGTCCATCCTGTCGAAGTACCATCCTGGTGTGAAGAAGCCGGCTCCGGGTGTGGTCTGGCGGGCGAATTTCTACAAGTGTGCGGACCTGACCTCGCACCCGCACTGGTTGACCTGGTCGTACCTGGACGGTCCTCGGACGGACTTTCACGCGCCCAAGTCGTTCGGGACGATCGAGTTCCGGTGA
- a CDS encoding isoprenylcysteine carboxylmethyltransferase family protein — MGDLNPSAQPIAEPQESTSLWGAKFAPRGLLRDGLIIASLVLADMKPSWLIAGLAVFILGALLHFWSKGCLVRNQVVTQVGPYRLVRHPFYLANFIIDLGICLISGSPWVTALYLPAFLLTYIPVIRREENYLRSQHGPAYDAYARQVPMLIPWKINCLFGPLDSTWNNIRRENEIPRLMRILAVPCYILAADMILHHDLLGRFSLPVLLAAVAGAVFFNVGSIVVRKAWRIRATEIFPLDA, encoded by the coding sequence ATGGGCGACCTCAACCCTTCCGCACAGCCGATCGCCGAACCTCAGGAGTCAACCTCGCTGTGGGGCGCTAAGTTCGCCCCCCGAGGCCTGCTTCGCGATGGGCTTATCATCGCCAGCCTCGTCCTCGCCGACATGAAGCCCTCCTGGCTCATCGCCGGCCTGGCGGTGTTCATCCTCGGAGCCCTGCTCCATTTCTGGAGCAAGGGATGCCTGGTCCGTAACCAGGTCGTCACCCAGGTCGGCCCTTACCGCCTCGTTCGCCACCCCTTCTACCTGGCCAATTTCATCATCGACCTGGGAATCTGCCTCATCTCCGGAAGCCCCTGGGTCACCGCCCTCTACCTGCCCGCCTTCCTCCTAACCTACATACCCGTCATCCGCCGCGAAGAGAACTATCTGCGCTCCCAGCACGGGCCGGCCTACGACGCTTATGCCCGCCAAGTACCGATGCTGATCCCCTGGAAGATCAATTGCCTCTTCGGGCCTCTAGACTCGACCTGGAACAACATCCGCCGCGAGAACGAAATCCCCCGCCTGATGCGCATCCTCGCCGTGCCCTGCTACATCCTGGCCGCGGACATGATCCTGCACCACGACCTGCTCGGCCGGTTCTCCCTCCCCGTGCTCCTCGCCGCGGTGGCCGGTGCCGTCTTCTTCAACGTCGGCAGTATCGTCGTGCGAAAAGCCTGGCGCATCCGGGCAACCGAGATCTTCCCCCTGGACGCCTGA